A genomic region of Fusarium oxysporum Fo47 chromosome VI, complete sequence contains the following coding sequences:
- a CDS encoding SUR7/PalI family-domain-containing protein, with translation MAKNAPLGLAGLVLLAVSLLFLWFIILSGLTSTTPFDKTYFLRADTGGISGAREVTQWNFFYICGAGNNDCDGARAAPVIGRAWDSNPRNAPSSLVGSRAGDTTSNKQFFLWRFGWVFILITLFFETLAFFTGFIACCGRLGAGISGIMSMFALFCSSVAMSLMTATWVLARNAFHHDGRSASIGRYAFGFAWASWATLFIATILFCLGMRGDKSSSGGYSGRSWRRRRSVRSSHGGGYEGRRVKDDYS, from the exons ATGGCGAAGA ATGCTCCTCTTGGCCTCGCTGGCCTGGTCCTCCTCGCTGtttccctcctcttcctctggttcatcatcctctcaGGCTTGACCTCTACCACGCCATTCGACAAGACGTATTTCCTCCGCGCCGACACAGGCGGTATCTCGGGTGCTCGCGAAGTTACACAATGGAACTTCTTCTACATTTGCGGTGCCGGCAACAATGACTGCGATGGCGCCCGCGCTGCCCCCGTCATCGGTCGCGCCTGGGACTCAAACCCACGTAATGCGCCCAGCTCGCTTGTCGGTAGTCGTGCCGGTGACACCACATCGAACAAACAGTTCTTCTTGTGGCGGTTTGGCTGGGTCTTCATTCTGATCACTCTGTTCTTCGAGACCCTCGCCTTCTTTACTGGCTTCATTGCCTGCTGTGGCCGTCTTGGTGCTGGAATCTCTGGCATCATGTCCATGTTCGCCCTGTTCTGCTCCTCAGTTGCAATGTCCCTAATGAC TGCTACCTGGGTTCTCGCTCGCAATGCCTTTCACCATGACGGTCGATCGGCCTCCATTGGCCGCTATGCCTTCGGTTTTGCATGGGCCTCATGGGCCACTTTGTTCATCGCTACCATTCTCTTCTGCCTAGGCATGCGTGGTGACAAGTCGTCAAGCGGAGGTTACAGCGGCCGCTCATGGCGCCGTAGACGAAGTGTCCGCAGC